The Palaemon carinicauda isolate YSFRI2023 chromosome 24, ASM3689809v2, whole genome shotgun sequence nucleotide sequence AAGACTGGACAATCAAAATAGTGTTAATGGCGGGTCTCTTTGTATCAAAATATCTGGATATTTTCTTCGTAGATATgccgaattactttttttttaactatatattaaacatctttctttgaatgtaaaataaataaatgttacaggtaaaaaattttattgaaaatttacaaaacaaaattagtttttttatttatcagaTGTGGCCCAAGGCTGCCACAAACTCGTCATTCCAGCAAGTTTGTTGTTGTGCGTGTTGTAGATATACTGCTGGTGGTGTTGCGGCTGGTAGTGTAGAAGCTGGTAGTGTTGCGGCTGGTAGTGTAGAAGCTGGTGATGTTGCGGCTGGCGATATTGCggctgctggagtagagtctggtAATGTTGTGGCTGCTGATGTAGAGACTGGTGATGATGtggctgctggtgtagaggctggtgatgttgtgactgctgctggtgtagaggctggtggtgttgtgactgctgctggtgtagaggctggtggtgttgtgactgctgctggtgtagaggctggtggtgttgtgactgctgctggtgtagaggctggtggtgttgtgactgctgctggtgtagaggctggtggtgttgtgactgctgctggtgtagaggctggtggtgttgtgactgctgctggtgtagaggctggtggtgttgtgactgctgctggtgtagaggctggtggtgttgtgactgctgctggtgtagaggctggtggtgttgtgactgctgctggtgtagaggctggtggtgttgtgactgctgctggtgtagaggctggtggtgttgtgactgctgctggtgtagaggctggtggtgttgtgactgctgctggtgtagaggctggtggtgttgtgactgctgctggtgtagaggctgttgacactgatattgttgcTGCCTTAGATATGCCTCAAGATCTCCAATAGCAGAAGGAAATTTCTTCAGAAACATATCTAAGGCTTCAAATGCTTCTTGAAGCAAACCAGTAGGAGGTGAAGGTGACTGAGCCAAAGGAAGGGAACGACGCCCAACGTTGAGTCGTTGCCTCTTCCTCTGCGGCTCTTGACACTCGCTGGACTGCAATGGGAAGAAGACTTGAATGAACTGGTTGTCATGTATAACAGTAAGAAATTCATTGGGAAATTCAAAATTGCACTGCagaacaaataaaaactgaatgagaTACAAAATGTgttattaaattttacataaactaGACTTCTGTTAAAAGATGGGAAGCAATACTAAAAAACGAAGGGTGTATGCTGTGTACTCACAATAAAACCTGATTTTTCCGTTGATTCTGTACATCGGCGACGTTTCGAAACATTGGAATCAGATctgaaaaataaagaggaaaattagTTAAAATGATTAATCAGGATTGAATGAATAATCTAATTTCTTCCTAACAATTGGTAAGTTATGTACTAAAAACAATACATTTAATTCTATATTATGAAACATACAAACGCATTTGGAGTTTCCTCACTAGCTAATTATTGTCCTGTTTTCATGGATCAAACTATGTTTATGCAATGCTTTCATTTATAAGATGCCTGCAGATATTTGTGTCTGCCACATGGTTTTAGatgaataattatttcaaaacaaaaagtTTGCGAGGAAATGGACAAGCTGAACAGGGCTTTGAGTCCCTGCCAAAAAAGGATCAAGAACCAGTGCAGTCTGAGTACACTTGGTGGAAACATATATAGCGCATAACCTCAAACAATACGTTTGAGCTTTCTACTATGACACAGGTATGCCTGCAAAATCACAATATCATCTATCGAAAGTTAGACGATAGACTATTCCGATAAAATTATCTCTAAAGCTGAAATGCTTGTTTACATTAGTGTCAGTTTCATATATtcttattataagctaggctataaccctagtcggaaaacaATCAAGATGtcgtaagtccaagggctcctacaaaaatggaaaatagcccactgaggaaagaaaaccaggaaataaacaatcaaaatgaaatatttcaagaacagcaacgtcatcaaattgcagaagatttttcacatataaactataaaaacttaaatgtcCACCTCCTAATAccactgcttaccatggctaaagagtctcttctacccttaccaagaagaaagtaaccactgaacaatcacattgcagtagttaaacccttgagcgaagtattgtttgataatctgtgttgtcagatgtatgaggacagaggagaatgtggtaagaatagtccacactattcagtatgtgtgtaggcacaaacaaaatgagccgtaacccgagaaaggggtccaatgtagtagtctggccagtcaaaggacccaataactctcaaactggtagtatctcaacgggtggctggtgccctggccaacctgccacatatggaagatatatttatttagataagtGTATTTGCACATTTGACCTTGTTTGTGGAGGCGACTGAAAGCAGAATCTCCAGCAAATGCACTGTCAGTGCATTTACTGTAGAGGCAGTAAATGCAAATTCCTGAAAGCATTGGTCAAATGACAGACTGAAAAGAGAGGCATGAAACAAAACGCCCAATCGgcaaaaactccaaaatcaaactgaatAAACTGATAAAGGATATAGTTAGTATGTGCTACAAAGGAACAGCCGGGCCAGGAAGATATCATAGCCAAAAATTATAGAATGACAGTCTCCCAAAACCGAAGAAAGAAGTTAACTAAGGAGAGAGGATTGGACAAAAAGCTACACAAGACATGGCTTGTTGGTAGCAGGTCCATCGACACCAAATCCGTCCGCCCAGTAAGGGTCGGGGCACATCTACTCTTGGGGAAGTTGATGCGCCCCAGTAGGCGCCCCAGGACCAAGTCGTTGCTGCCCAACTCTCGTGCAAATACTAAAGAATTATACAGCGGATCAAGTGAGGTGACGAACGAATAATTTCAAACAACTTGAACCAGCCAAATGAGGTTACTTTCGAGTATAAATATTGCTTATAGCCACACTTCCATCATGGCGACGGCCCTGTTTGGTTTtttcctcaattattattattattattattattactatccaagctacaaccctagttggaaaagcaagatgctataagcccaggggctccaacagggaaaaatagctcagtgaggaaaggaaataaggaaataaataaatgaagagaacaaattaacaataaatcattctaaaataagaaacaacgtcaaaacagacatgtcatataataaactatcaacaacatcaaaaacaaatatgtcataaataaactataaaaagactatgtctgcctggtcaacaaaaaagcatttgctccaactttgaacttttgaagttctactgattcaaccacccgattaggaagatcattccacaacttggtcacagctggaataaaacttctagagtactgcatagtattgagcctcgtgatggagaaggcctggctattagaattaactgcctgcctagtattacgaacaggatagaattgtccagggagatctgaatgtaaaggatggtcagagttgtgaaaaatcttatgcaacatacataatgaactaattgaacgacggtgccagagattaatatctagatcaggaataagaaatttaatagaccgtaagtttctgtccaacaaattaagatgagaatcagcagctgaagaccagacaggagaacaatactcaaaacaaggtagaatgaaggaattaaaacacttcttcagaatagattgatcaccgaaaatcttgaaagactttctcaataagcctattttttgtgaaattgaagaagacacagaccttatatgtttctcaaaagtaaatttactgtcgagaatcacacctaaaattttgaaagagtcatacatatttaaagaaacattatcaatactgagatccggatgttgaggaaccaccgtccttgacctacttacaatcatactttgagttttgttaggattcaacttcataccccataatttgcaccatgcactaattctagctaaatctctattaagggattcaccaaccctagatctacattcaggggatggaattgatgcaaagagagtagcatcatctgcatatgcaacaagcttgttttctaggccaaaccacatgtcatgtgtatatagtatgaaaagtaatgggccaagaacactaccctgtggaacaccagatatcacattcctataatcactatggtgcccatcaacaacaactctttgagatctattacttaaaaaatcaataataatgctaagaaacgacccacccactcccaactgtttcagtttgaaaacaagggcctcatgattaacacggtcaaaggcagcactaaaatcaaggccaatcatacgaacttcccgaccacaatcaagggatttctgtacagcattggagattgtaagaagggcatcacatgctccaaggcctttacgaaaaccaaattgcaaactagggagtagatgattaccttcagcaaacctattaagacgttattaagacgttttgccagaagacgttcaaaaattttagataatatgggagttatggaaattgggcggtaatcagtgggacttgagctaccacaaacacatttacatagaggagtaacattaccaattctccaactagtgctaaaagctcctcttcttgctaacttgcgcaaaataacataactttggagctaagaaatctgctgtctttataaaaaacaaaggaaaaataccatttgggtctacacctccataagcatcaaggtccatcaacagagctttaatctcacgagatcgaaaagctaaactagttagtttagcctcaggaaaacaggaatgaggaagttcaagtttttcattactctgtttactgtcaaaaacatcagccaaaattcAAGAACACAAGGTTTCTGTTGCACCACGCAAGGGTTGAAAGATAGCTATTTGGGTTAGAAGAAACGCCAGGTTAGGCGATGTTCTAGagtttgtttctattgaaatgttTGTTTCAGTCGTAACTTCAAATGTTACACCTGGTGTGTCCCAATCAATATTACCCTTATGTATTTACTTATATTCCTACACTCATTTCACATATGCTGTATACAtgtgccaacacacacacacacacacacatatatatatatatatatatatatatatatatatatatacagaacacatTCATGGACATACATTACGCTCCGTATTAATTAGATGTTACAACATTGTATGTATATTTAGAGATCAGTGGATTTATAGCCTAGTAATGTATAGCGCATGGATTGAGATATAAAACGAAAAATTGCCGTTacgaaaagtaactgcaaattttcgttttatatttctATCCAGCAAGAGTTTTCCTTCCACGGTTATATTTGAACTTTTATTGTAATGTCAGTTGGAAACCAAATCTTTATTGTACACTTACTGTCGCTTAAAAATCCCTAATTGAAAATGCAAATGGAATTTgggtaaaaagtaaaaaagaaaatctaaaaacaaaCAAGCAAGGGAACTCAAATTAGCTAAaggaataaaatgttattttcattagtaaaataaatttttgaatatacttacccgataatcatgtagctgtcaactctgttgcccgacagaaatctacggtcgggatacgccagcgatcgctattcaggtgggggtgtacacaacagcgccatctgtggtcaggtactctagtacttcttgtcaacaccacctcaattttttcctcggtccactggttctctatggggaggaagggtgggtcaattaaatcatgattatcgggtaagtatattcaaaaatttattttactaatgaaaataacatttttcaatattaatcttacccgataatcatgtagctgattcacacccagggtggtgggtggagaccagcatacatgttaacaaagaagctaagtatcccgtattttattttattagttattcaaaaataacataaaataaataagtacctggtaaggaagacgacttgaaccattactctgcctttattaagtaagtctttcttactgagcgtagcggtcctcttaggatgctgaacgactcttaggtgctgaagtataaagggctgcaacccatactaaaggacctcatcacaacctttaacctcggcgcttctcaagaaagaattgaccacccgccaaatcaacaaggatgtggaaggcttcttagccgaccgtacaacccataaaaagtattcaagagaaaggttaaaaaggttatgggattatgggaatgtagtggctgagcccccgcctactactgcattcgttgctacgaatggtcccagggtgtagcagttctcgtaaagagactggacatctttgagatagaatgatgcgaacactgacttgcttctccaataggttgcatccataacactctgcagagaacggttctgtttgagggccactgaagtagccacagctctcacttcatgtgtccttaccttcagcaaagcaaggtcttcttccttcagatgagaatgtgcttccctaatcaggagcctgaataggtaagaaactgagttcttagaccttggaagagaaggcttcttgatagcacaccataaggcttctgattgtcctcgtaaaggttatgacctttttagatagtacctaagagctctaactgggcaaagtactctctccagttcgtcccccaccaagttggacaggcttgggatctcgaacgacttaggccaaggacgtgaaggaagctcgttttagcaaaaaaccgagctgcaaggaacatgtagccgtttcagatgtgaaaaactatgttcctgctgaaggcgtggatctcgcttactcttttagctgttgtcaagcacacgaggaaaagagtttttaatgtgaggtccttaaaagaggctgattggagaggttcaaatctttatgacataaggaaccttaggaccacgtctagattccagcctggagtggacaaccgacattcctttgaggtcttaaaagacctaaggaggtcctgtagatctttgttggtggaaagatccaagcctctgtggcggaaaaccgctgccaacatacttctgtaacccttaatcgtaggagctgaaagggatcttacgttccttagatgtaacaggaagtcagcaatctgggttacagtggtactggatgaggaaactgcattggccttgtaccagcttcggaagacttcccctttagactgatagactctgagagtggatgtcctccttgctctggcaatcgctctggctgcctccttcgaaaagcccctagctcttgagagtctttcgaaagtctgaaggcagtcagacgaagagcgtggaggtttggatgtaccttctttacgtgaggtagacgtagaaggtccactcctagaggaagagtcctgggaatgtcgaccagccattgcagtacctctatgaaccattctctcgcgggccagagcggagccaaccaacgtcagccgtgtccctttgcgagaggcgaacttctgaagtaccctgttgacaatcttgaacggcgggaatgcatacaggtcgagatgggaccaatccagcagaaaagcatccacgtgaactgctgctgggtctggaatcggagaacaatacaacgggagcctctaggttatcgaggtagcgaacagatctatggttggctgaccccacagggcccaaagtctgctgcaaacattcttgtgaagggtccactctgtggggatgacctgacccttccggctaaggcgatctgccatgacattcatatcgccctgaatgaacctcgttaccagcgtgagctttagatcttttaaccagatgaggaggtcccttgcgatctagaacaacttccacgaatgagtccctccctgcttggagatgtaagccaaggctgtggtgttgtcagagtccacctccaccaccttgttaagctggagggacttgaagtttatcaaggccagatgaaccgccaacagctccttgcaatagatgtgaagtgtccttagctcctgattccatgttcccgagcattcctgtccgtccaaagtcgcaccccagcccgtgtctgatgcgtcagagaagagacggcggtcgggtttctgaacagccaaaggtagacttccttgagaagaaagctgttctttcaccacgtgagagtagacctcctctcttcggaaacaggaactgagatcgtctctagcgtcatgtcctttatccagtgagccgctagatgatactgaagggggggaggtggggtctccctaactcgatgaacagggcagcgatgaaagtgtccctgttagactcatccactacctgactgagcat carries:
- the LOC137618027 gene encoding uncharacterized protein, yielding MEFGGSDSNVSKRRRCTESTEKSGFISSECQEPQRKRQRLNVGRRSLPLAQSPSPPTGLLQEAFEALDMFLKKFPSAIGDLEAYLRQQQYQCQQPLHQQQSQHHQPLHQQQSQHHQPLHQQQSQHHQPLHQHVKLPTFEASQYSGKLPASDVSQYSDKLPASDVSQYSDKLPASDASQYRDRLPTS